A single Endozoicomonas sp. NE40 DNA region contains:
- a CDS encoding GNAT family N-acetyltransferase: MIEELQPVAYPLVNRFFKANGHKGKARSGERVFVLRSEGEIIAALRACPRSQGFLLRSVCVSVPRRGCGYGLQLVKETLLALSPSRCWCYPYQHLKHFYSLAGFKELSSESVPTEISTPWQNYQKSGKAYLLMGSNIIFNSSS; encoded by the coding sequence ATGATTGAAGAGCTGCAACCGGTGGCCTATCCACTGGTTAACCGTTTTTTCAAGGCCAATGGACACAAAGGCAAAGCCCGCTCCGGCGAGCGGGTGTTTGTCCTTCGCAGCGAAGGTGAGATAATCGCCGCGCTGCGAGCCTGCCCCCGGTCTCAAGGTTTTCTGCTGCGCTCTGTCTGTGTGTCAGTACCAAGACGCGGCTGCGGCTATGGGCTTCAGCTGGTAAAGGAAACACTTCTGGCTTTGTCCCCTTCCCGCTGCTGGTGTTACCCCTATCAACACCTTAAGCACTTTTATAGCCTTGCCGGTTTCAAAGAGCTTTCTTCTGAAAGTGTGCCGACCGAGATTTCCACACCCTGGCAGAACTATCAAAAAAGCGGTAAGGCATATCTGTTAATGGGAAGCAACATCATTTTCAACAGTTCATCATAA
- the add gene encoding adenosine deaminase gives MIDKSLPLTDIHRHLDGNTRPQTILELGLKNNIQLPAKTLTDLLPHVQVTNQEPDLVSFLSKIDWGVKVLSSYDDCRRVAYENVEDARNAQIDYAELRFSPWYMAMTNGLNPEGVVEAVIDGVQAGSKDFSVKTNLIGVMCRTCGLQGCKKDLEACLTHKDHLVAIDLAGDEVGKPGALFNSHFKQVRDAGLNVTIHAGEAAGPESVWQAINELGATRIGHGAKAIQDPELMDYLAEHQIGIESCLTSNVQTSAFPNIESHPLKQFLAHGILATINTDDPAVEGIDLPHEYEVAAPAAGLNQGDIRQAQENGLTIAYLSETERAELKESVKSKHQPSS, from the coding sequence ATGATCGATAAATCACTCCCCCTGACCGATATCCATCGACATCTTGACGGCAATACCCGGCCCCAGACTATTCTTGAGCTAGGTCTGAAAAATAATATTCAACTTCCTGCCAAAACACTTACAGATTTGCTTCCCCATGTTCAGGTGACTAATCAAGAGCCCGATCTGGTCAGCTTTCTCAGCAAGATTGACTGGGGTGTCAAAGTTCTTTCATCTTACGACGATTGTCGTCGAGTTGCCTATGAAAATGTTGAAGACGCACGGAATGCCCAAATCGACTACGCCGAATTGCGCTTTAGCCCCTGGTATATGGCAATGACAAACGGCCTGAACCCGGAAGGAGTCGTCGAAGCCGTGATTGACGGTGTACAGGCTGGTAGCAAAGACTTTTCAGTTAAAACCAATCTAATTGGTGTTATGTGTCGTACCTGTGGCCTACAGGGCTGCAAGAAAGACCTGGAAGCCTGCCTTACCCATAAAGACCATCTGGTCGCTATCGATCTGGCAGGTGATGAGGTGGGTAAACCCGGTGCGCTTTTTAACAGTCATTTTAAGCAGGTTCGTGATGCAGGTCTGAACGTTACTATTCATGCAGGTGAAGCCGCTGGTCCTGAGAGCGTATGGCAAGCTATTAACGAGCTGGGTGCAACGCGTATTGGTCATGGAGCCAAAGCCATTCAAGACCCGGAACTAATGGATTATCTGGCAGAACACCAGATTGGCATAGAGTCCTGCCTGACCTCCAACGTACAAACCAGTGCTTTCCCAAATATAGAGTCACACCCTCTCAAGCAGTTTCTGGCACACGGTATTTTAGCTACCATTAACACCGACGATCCTGCTGTGGAAGGCATAGACTTGCCTCATGAATATGAAGTTGCTGCTCCTGCTGCTGGATTGAACCAAGGTGATATTCGTCAGGCACAGGAAAATGGCCTGACCATTGCTTACCTTTCAGAAACAGAAAGAGCAGAACTGAAAGAGAGTGTAAAATCCAAGCACCAGCCTAGCTCGTGA
- the trmJ gene encoding tRNA (cytosine(32)/uridine(32)-2'-O)-methyltransferase TrmJ, translated as MLSNIRIILINTFHPGNIGSAARAMKTMGLSELCLVTPQRYPDPDADAMAAGAMDVLANARIFPSLDEAIADCSLVIGTSARSRNSTSNRPMLEADACAEALLKESVNRPVALVFGQETMGLTNEELEKCHFHACIDANPDYPVLNVASAIQILCYELRKASVHFDRTTIQLQAQPQAEEYPLQEELERFYQHLEQTLTDIDFIIQQHPGKVMKRLRRLFNRARPESKELNMLRGILSSAQKASGVKDNTND; from the coding sequence ATGCTGTCAAATATTCGAATTATCCTGATTAACACCTTTCACCCCGGTAATATTGGCTCTGCCGCGCGGGCCATGAAAACCATGGGTTTAAGCGAGCTGTGTCTGGTAACTCCGCAACGTTACCCTGACCCCGATGCCGACGCAATGGCGGCTGGCGCAATGGATGTTCTGGCGAACGCCCGCATCTTTCCTTCTCTGGATGAAGCCATTGCCGACTGTTCGCTGGTGATTGGTACCAGCGCCCGCTCACGCAACAGCACCAGTAACCGTCCGATGCTGGAAGCCGATGCTTGTGCCGAAGCCCTGCTGAAAGAGTCTGTCAACCGCCCTGTTGCCCTCGTGTTTGGACAGGAGACCATGGGACTGACCAATGAAGAACTGGAAAAGTGTCACTTTCATGCCTGCATTGATGCTAATCCGGACTACCCGGTGCTGAATGTTGCTTCAGCCATTCAGATTCTCTGTTACGAACTGCGCAAGGCTTCGGTTCATTTTGACCGGACAACGATTCAACTACAGGCTCAGCCACAAGCAGAAGAGTACCCCCTTCAGGAAGAACTGGAGCGCTTCTACCAGCACCTTGAACAAACCCTGACGGATATTGATTTTATTATTCAGCAGCACCCGGGCAAGGTGATGAAAAGACTTCGTCGCTTATTTAACCGGGCCCGCCCGGAGTCAAAAGAACTGAATATGCTGCGGGGCATTCTGTCCAGCGCCCAGAAAGCCAGCGGTGTGAAAGACAACACCAATGATTGA